A single region of the Streptomyces sp. NBC_01803 genome encodes:
- a CDS encoding beta-N-acetylhexosaminidase yields the protein MHLVPAPREFWPGPAGGGAFILGPATGVAADPASRTAARWLRSELGAATGLPLQPAAPGSGKAITLRVGERLAARGPEAYELVADASGVLIEGGGPAGVFWGTQTLRQLLGPEAFRRAPLHDGPWTVPPVRIADAPRFPWRGMMLDVARHFMPKDGVLRYVDLLAAHKLNVLHLHLTDDQGWRIEIERYPRLTEVGAWRSRSRQGFGDTALWDERPHGGYYTRDDLREIVAYAAARHITVVPEIDIPGHSQAAIAAYPQLGNTDVVDTSALAPGEGWGINPTVLNVSETTLEFYENVLAEVLEIFPSEYIHIGGDECPKEQWRASPTAQRRIRELGLAGEDELQSWFIRHFDRWLADRGRRLVGWDEILEGGLAPGAMLASWRGYAGGIAAARAGHDIVMCPRQHTYLDWRQADGPDEPVPIAHVRTLEDVYRFEPVPESLSAAEAAHVVGVQANVWTEVMDSARVVDYMAFPRLAAFAEVAWRPLPPPAERDFTGFRGRMEAAHYARLDALGVEYRPPSGPRPWQRRPGVPGRPRQGPPSMR from the coding sequence ATGCATCTGGTCCCCGCACCCAGGGAATTTTGGCCCGGTCCGGCGGGCGGTGGCGCCTTCATCCTCGGCCCCGCCACCGGCGTGGCCGCGGACCCGGCGAGTCGCACGGCCGCCCGCTGGCTGAGGTCGGAGCTCGGTGCCGCGACCGGCCTCCCACTCCAGCCCGCGGCTCCCGGCAGTGGCAAAGCCATCACACTGCGGGTCGGCGAACGGCTCGCGGCACGCGGCCCCGAGGCGTACGAGCTGGTCGCTGACGCCTCCGGGGTGCTGATCGAGGGCGGCGGCCCGGCCGGGGTCTTCTGGGGCACGCAGACCCTCCGGCAGCTCCTGGGCCCGGAGGCGTTCCGCCGCGCCCCTCTGCACGACGGGCCCTGGACGGTGCCGCCGGTGCGCATCGCGGACGCCCCCCGCTTCCCCTGGCGCGGCATGATGCTGGACGTCGCCCGGCATTTCATGCCGAAGGACGGCGTGCTGCGGTACGTCGATCTCCTCGCCGCCCACAAGCTGAACGTGCTGCACCTCCACCTCACCGACGACCAGGGCTGGCGGATCGAGATCGAGCGTTACCCCCGGCTCACCGAGGTCGGGGCATGGCGCTCCCGCAGCAGGCAGGGATTCGGCGACACCGCACTGTGGGACGAGCGCCCGCACGGCGGCTACTACACCCGGGACGACCTGCGCGAGATCGTCGCCTACGCCGCCGCGCGGCACATCACCGTGGTCCCCGAGATCGACATACCGGGGCACTCCCAGGCCGCCATCGCCGCCTACCCCCAGCTGGGCAACACCGATGTCGTCGACACCTCCGCGCTGGCGCCGGGGGAAGGCTGGGGCATCAACCCCACTGTGCTGAACGTCTCCGAGACGACGCTGGAGTTCTACGAGAACGTCCTCGCCGAGGTCCTGGAGATATTCCCCTCCGAGTACATCCACATCGGCGGCGACGAGTGCCCCAAGGAACAGTGGCGGGCCAGTCCCACCGCCCAGCGGCGCATCCGGGAGCTGGGCCTGGCGGGCGAGGACGAGTTGCAGAGCTGGTTCATCCGCCACTTCGACCGCTGGCTGGCCGACCGGGGCCGCAGGCTCGTCGGCTGGGACGAGATCCTCGAAGGGGGCCTGGCGCCGGGCGCAATGCTGGCGTCCTGGCGGGGGTACGCGGGCGGCATCGCGGCGGCCCGCGCAGGCCACGACATCGTGATGTGCCCGCGCCAGCACACCTACCTCGACTGGCGGCAGGCCGATGGCCCGGACGAGCCCGTCCCGATCGCGCACGTGCGCACCCTGGAGGACGTCTACCGCTTCGAGCCGGTGCCGGAGTCCCTGAGCGCGGCGGAGGCGGCGCACGTCGTCGGCGTCCAGGCCAACGTCTGGACCGAGGTGATGGACAGCGCGCGCGTCGTCGACTACATGGCGTTCCCCCGCCTGGCCGCGTTCGCCGAGGTCGCGTGGCGGCCCCTGCCGCCGCCTGCCGAACGGGACTTCACCGGGTTCCGCGGCAGGATGGAGGCCGCCCACTACGCCCGGCTCGACGCGCTCGGCGTCGAGTACCGCCCGCCGTCCGGCCCTCGGCCCTGGCAGCGGCGCCCCGGCGTACCGGGCCGCCCGCGGCAAGGGCCGCCGTCGATGCGGTGA
- a CDS encoding tyrosine-type recombinase/integrase codes for MALAAVRDLREFRDPVSAEELERFETDVLAGFVLARASAGLADGTIRGDVGHLDQMRAWFGRPLWDMEPADADGYFGKVLRGSPSGTRLARAQALTTYFLFLELRHRVEIHRMTGRVVECPIDEMNRPRGSKDAALRIPPTEPEIKTLFTGWGGELATCRKFAPTARNYTASKLMSQVGLRVSEACKLDLADIKWELGRFGKLHVRHGKGTRGSGPRERMVPLINGADRTLRWFIEDVWGQFDDDHTRPGAPLFPSERKNSDGSSRRVGDDALRNGLGAAAKVHLPAWADTLTPHVLRHFCASELYLGGLDLLGIQEVLGHSWIATTMRYIHVQQTRVEDAWVSGQQRAAKRLEGLMG; via the coding sequence TTGGCACTGGCAGCCGTACGCGACCTGCGCGAGTTCCGCGATCCGGTCTCGGCGGAGGAACTGGAGCGGTTCGAGACCGACGTGCTCGCTGGGTTTGTACTCGCGCGGGCCTCGGCGGGACTGGCAGACGGCACCATCCGCGGGGACGTCGGGCACCTGGACCAGATGCGGGCCTGGTTCGGCCGACCGCTGTGGGATATGGAGCCGGCCGACGCTGACGGGTACTTCGGGAAGGTACTGCGGGGCTCGCCGAGCGGCACCCGCCTTGCCCGCGCACAGGCACTGACCACGTACTTCCTGTTCCTGGAACTGCGGCACAGGGTCGAGATCCACCGGATGACCGGGCGGGTCGTCGAGTGCCCGATCGACGAGATGAACCGTCCGCGGGGATCCAAAGACGCGGCTCTGCGGATCCCGCCGACCGAGCCGGAGATCAAGACCCTGTTCACCGGCTGGGGCGGCGAGCTGGCAACCTGCCGCAAGTTCGCCCCGACCGCGCGGAACTACACCGCATCGAAACTGATGTCCCAGGTCGGACTCAGGGTGAGCGAGGCATGCAAGCTGGACCTGGCCGACATCAAGTGGGAGCTGGGCCGCTTCGGCAAGCTCCACGTGCGCCACGGCAAGGGCACCCGCGGATCGGGCCCACGCGAGCGGATGGTGCCGCTGATCAATGGCGCCGACCGCACGCTGCGGTGGTTCATCGAGGACGTCTGGGGCCAGTTCGACGACGACCACACCCGGCCCGGTGCCCCGCTGTTCCCCTCCGAGCGCAAGAACTCAGACGGCTCCTCGCGCCGCGTTGGCGACGACGCCTTGCGCAACGGCCTGGGCGCCGCGGCGAAGGTACATCTACCCGCCTGGGCCGACACGCTCACGCCGCACGTCCTACGGCACTTCTGCGCGTCCGAGCTCTACCTCGGAGGTCTTGACCTGCTCGGGATCCAGGAGGTCCTCGGACACTCCTGGATCGCCACCACGATGCGGTACATCCACGTCCAGCAGACCCGGGTCGAGGACGCCTGGGTGTCCGGGCAGCAGCGGGCCGCGAAGCGGCTGGAAGGACTGATGGGATGA
- a CDS encoding helix-turn-helix domain-containing protein → MKWNLRLTAANKGIWKASELQRSLAEHGLVISAGKMSGLWSGQPVSLKLEDLDVICVVLGCEIGDLLIPEPGKIRLPGQQAGIQEATTGSVVAPAVVPKRRDGRSLPPM, encoded by the coding sequence ATGAAGTGGAACCTGCGGCTGACCGCCGCGAACAAAGGGATCTGGAAGGCATCCGAGCTCCAGCGGAGCCTGGCCGAACACGGCTTGGTGATCTCGGCCGGGAAAATGTCCGGTCTATGGTCCGGCCAGCCGGTCTCCCTCAAGCTGGAAGACCTGGACGTGATCTGCGTCGTGCTTGGTTGTGAGATCGGCGATCTGCTGATTCCCGAGCCAGGAAAGATCAGGCTCCCAGGTCAGCAGGCTGGCATCCAGGAGGCTACGACCGGATCGGTAGTGGCTCCGGCCGTCGTGCCCAAGCGCCGCGACGGCCGTTCACTGCCGCCGATGTGA
- a CDS encoding TetR/AcrR family transcriptional regulator: MPRWESDAQGRLERAALELFETQGYERTSVAQIAGAAGLKERSFYRYFPDKREVLFAGNELEAHLVAQVEATDPGLTPIEALLTALGTAEEIFRPREFLLRRGRVIAANPALAERDLIKLADIADALAPALERRGVEPGKARFIIDVVLAIHRRAMPRWLAEPDTTLAQLMAQAAAELREAVALPAPTAR, encoded by the coding sequence ATGCCGAGATGGGAATCTGACGCACAGGGCCGGCTCGAGCGCGCGGCGCTCGAGCTGTTCGAGACACAGGGGTACGAGCGCACCTCGGTCGCGCAGATCGCGGGCGCCGCCGGCCTGAAGGAGCGCTCCTTCTACCGCTACTTCCCCGACAAGCGGGAAGTCCTCTTCGCCGGTAACGAACTCGAGGCCCACCTCGTCGCCCAGGTCGAGGCGACCGACCCGGGCCTCACGCCGATCGAGGCGCTGCTGACCGCGCTGGGAACCGCCGAGGAGATCTTCCGCCCGCGCGAGTTCCTGCTGCGCCGGGGAAGAGTGATCGCCGCCAACCCGGCACTGGCTGAGCGCGATCTGATCAAGCTCGCCGACATCGCCGACGCGCTGGCGCCGGCGCTTGAGCGCCGCGGCGTCGAGCCCGGCAAGGCACGCTTCATCATCGACGTGGTGCTGGCGATCCACCGGCGCGCCATGCCTCGCTGGCTGGCCGAGCCGGACACCACCCTCGCTCAGCTCATGGCCCAGGCCGCCGCCGAGCTGCGTGAGGCGGTCGCGCTGCCGGCTCCGACGGCCCGCTGA
- a CDS encoding NADP-dependent oxidoreductase → MKALQFDRFGSPDVIVLRDVPQPEPGPGQIRIAVRACGLTPADWHVVDGLLADHLPPLPRGLGLEIAGTIDALGEGVTGVQIGDRVFGPATFDGPTAGAAEYALMPAWARIPDGVTVEQAAALPMAAETAWRALDDLGVQPGELLLVHGAGTTVGEAAVRFALHRGIRVIATAGQTRAAALEEIGAQATAYGEGMAERVRALSGGHIDRALDAAPTGGRIDRADQPSPAGGSLPTLIKLTGDPDRVLTVSDFAAAAELGVRTTTEIRYEQMDEFARLAGEGILVVPVARTYTLDQIQEAAELSQSRRPGGKLMLVL, encoded by the coding sequence ATGAAGGCTCTTCAGTTCGACCGGTTCGGGTCCCCGGACGTGATCGTGCTCCGCGACGTCCCACAGCCGGAGCCGGGACCCGGTCAAATCCGGATCGCCGTGCGGGCGTGCGGCCTGACACCGGCCGACTGGCACGTCGTCGACGGTCTCCTCGCCGACCATCTGCCGCCGCTGCCGCGCGGGCTCGGCCTCGAGATCGCGGGCACCATCGACGCGCTCGGCGAGGGCGTCACCGGTGTCCAGATCGGCGACCGCGTGTTCGGCCCGGCCACCTTCGACGGCCCGACGGCCGGTGCTGCCGAGTACGCGCTGATGCCGGCCTGGGCACGTATCCCCGACGGCGTAACCGTCGAGCAGGCCGCCGCGCTGCCGATGGCGGCCGAGACGGCGTGGCGCGCGCTCGACGACCTCGGCGTCCAGCCGGGTGAGCTGCTGCTCGTCCACGGCGCGGGCACCACCGTGGGTGAGGCGGCGGTGCGCTTCGCGCTGCACCGGGGTATTCGGGTGATAGCCACCGCCGGGCAGACCCGGGCAGCAGCTCTGGAAGAGATCGGCGCCCAGGCGACCGCCTACGGCGAGGGCATGGCCGAACGCGTCAGGGCACTGTCCGGAGGCCACATCGATCGTGCCCTCGACGCGGCGCCGACCGGCGGCCGGATCGACCGCGCCGACCAGCCCAGCCCGGCCGGCGGTTCACTGCCGACGCTGATCAAGCTGACCGGGGATCCCGACCGTGTCCTCACCGTCTCGGACTTCGCCGCCGCGGCCGAGCTGGGCGTCCGGACCACCACCGAGATCCGCTATGAGCAGATGGACGAGTTCGCCCGGCTCGCCGGCGAAGGCATCTTGGTCGTACCGGTCGCACGTACCTACACGCTCGACCAGATCCAGGAAGCGGCCGAGCTCAGCCAGTCCCGCCGACCTGGCGGCAAGCTCATGCTCGTCCTGTGA
- a CDS encoding TetR/AcrR family transcriptional regulator — MGRWEPGARERLVVAAVDLFTEQGYDATTVAQIAERAGVTKSTFFRYFPDKRELLVAGQETLSRLLAEGIAEAPGGASPLEAVAAGLERASSAMGPMNRELAPRLKAAVAASVELQERDALKIVSLAAAMTTALVARGLPDPIAALASELGVLAFKRGFAEWSEGDRDGKGGLAGYVLAALDELRTVSASLG; from the coding sequence ATGGGTAGGTGGGAACCAGGCGCACGCGAACGCCTCGTAGTGGCCGCAGTCGACCTGTTCACCGAGCAGGGGTACGACGCCACGACGGTCGCGCAGATCGCGGAGCGCGCCGGGGTCACCAAGAGCACCTTCTTCCGGTACTTCCCCGACAAGCGCGAGTTGCTGGTGGCCGGACAGGAGACGCTGAGCCGGCTGCTGGCCGAGGGGATCGCTGAGGCGCCCGGTGGCGCCAGCCCGCTTGAGGCGGTCGCTGCCGGTCTTGAGCGCGCGTCGAGCGCTATGGGCCCCATGAATCGCGAGCTCGCCCCGCGCCTGAAGGCGGCCGTCGCCGCCAGCGTCGAGCTACAAGAGCGTGACGCCCTCAAGATCGTCAGCCTCGCGGCCGCGATGACGACCGCCCTGGTCGCCCGCGGCCTACCCGATCCGATTGCGGCCCTCGCGAGCGAGCTGGGCGTCCTCGCCTTCAAACGCGGGTTCGCCGAATGGTCCGAGGGCGACCGTGACGGCAAGGGCGGGCTCGCCGGGTACGTCCTGGCGGCCTTGGACGAGCTGCGTACCGTGAGTGCGTCGCTGGGCTGA